Proteins encoded within one genomic window of Synechococcus sp. PCC 7335:
- a CDS encoding CHASE2 domain-containing protein — translation MLREIKARIVHQLTYQHSVTKELIVPGALVIGIVCIVRLSGLLQTQEWMNLDTFSRYCPSSTGTLKVVRITIDEEDYQITGIPISAEILTQALQQLQTYRPRVIGLDIVRDLPRGEEYSLLGDVLTSMPNVIVAEIALSGATNMNVAPPEGVPSEQIGFADVAIDSDGKLRRVVLATKDEAGIQKYSLAARLARYYLRTEADRNPELAIGSGIEDSSNPIKFGSTTLPEFHSNSGGYVRTDDSGTQMLLNFCMLQQSFETVSLRALLAGEVDPQILRDRIVIVGRAAVATKDSFITSAAKTTLHSTQSLSQHPTKIIYGIEVHSLVVQQIVRSVLEEDCALRTWPDLIEYFYIVCWGLVGIGISVALMSPWKSVFVLSVTALILILISFGLLVQNVWTPVVPAVLALGGAGLTTAFFDRDMRFELAQRRSTIERTYEAVHNGPLQHLSALSRQISSTANLSQEQLEQRLRSLSTEMRNIFETMRQETFSYRNSLYIDDSTFFDLHQPLSDLLYQVYEHTLSQPLAGFAQIQAFVTPIFETFSEARFTLEEKRGLCLFLQESLLNVGNHALGATRLDVVCIAEETLYKLQIIDNGVGLDFSRPARQGTRQAIAIAQRLRGEFQRRPHHPKGTVCELTWPKKRLMRSRR, via the coding sequence ATGTTGAGAGAGATTAAAGCACGAATAGTTCATCAGCTAACCTATCAGCATTCTGTTACGAAAGAGCTGATTGTACCCGGTGCGCTTGTTATCGGCATTGTCTGCATAGTGCGGCTAAGCGGGTTGCTACAGACGCAAGAGTGGATGAACTTGGATACTTTCTCTCGCTACTGCCCTAGCTCTACAGGAACGCTAAAAGTAGTCCGCATTACTATTGATGAAGAAGATTATCAGATCACTGGTATCCCCATCTCAGCAGAAATTCTAACTCAGGCCCTACAACAGTTACAGACCTACCGGCCGAGGGTGATAGGTCTAGATATCGTTAGAGATTTGCCTAGAGGAGAAGAATACTCGTTATTAGGTGATGTGCTGACTTCTATGCCGAACGTTATTGTTGCTGAAATTGCCCTGAGCGGAGCTACAAATATGAATGTTGCCCCGCCCGAAGGCGTGCCTTCCGAACAGATAGGCTTTGCTGATGTCGCTATTGATTCTGATGGCAAACTGCGGCGGGTGGTACTAGCGACTAAAGACGAAGCTGGCATTCAAAAGTATTCGTTAGCAGCTCGACTTGCTCGCTATTATCTGCGTACAGAAGCTGATAGAAATCCTGAACTCGCTATTGGATCAGGAATAGAGGATTCTAGTAATCCTATCAAATTTGGCTCAACTACGCTGCCTGAGTTCCATTCCAACTCAGGTGGATATGTTCGCACCGACGATAGTGGCACTCAGATGCTGCTAAACTTTTGCATGTTACAACAGTCTTTTGAAACAGTCTCACTTCGCGCGCTCTTAGCCGGTGAGGTCGATCCACAGATCCTACGAGATCGCATTGTCATCGTCGGTAGAGCCGCTGTCGCCACCAAAGACAGCTTTATTACCTCAGCTGCGAAGACAACGCTTCATTCGACGCAGTCATTGTCTCAACATCCCACTAAGATCATCTATGGCATTGAGGTTCATTCGCTTGTCGTTCAACAGATTGTTAGGTCTGTCTTAGAAGAAGACTGTGCGCTACGAACCTGGCCAGACCTGATAGAGTATTTCTACATTGTTTGCTGGGGCTTGGTCGGTATTGGCATTAGTGTGGCTTTGATGTCACCTTGGAAAAGCGTCTTTGTGCTAAGCGTCACAGCGCTAATACTGATCTTGATAAGCTTTGGGCTTTTAGTACAGAATGTGTGGACACCAGTGGTCCCGGCGGTGCTAGCACTGGGTGGAGCGGGGTTGACAACCGCCTTTTTCGATAGAGACATGCGCTTTGAATTGGCTCAAAGGCGCTCTACTATCGAGCGAACGTATGAAGCGGTCCATAACGGGCCTTTACAGCATTTGAGTGCATTATCTCGTCAGATTAGTAGCACAGCAAATTTGTCTCAAGAACAGTTAGAACAGCGATTACGATCGCTCAGTACTGAAATGCGCAACATCTTTGAAACGATGCGCCAAGAAACTTTCAGCTACCGCAACAGCCTATATATAGACGACAGCACATTCTTCGATTTACATCAGCCTCTAAGCGATCTACTCTATCAAGTCTACGAACATACTCTCAGTCAGCCGCTAGCCGGGTTTGCTCAGATACAAGCTTTTGTGACACCTATTTTTGAAACCTTTTCAGAGGCTCGTTTCACCTTAGAAGAAAAAAGAGGACTTTGCTTATTTTTACAAGAATCTCTCTTGAACGTAGGTAATCATGCCCTAGGAGCTACCCGGTTAGACGTTGTTTGTATCGCTGAGGAAACTCTCTACAAGTTACAGATTATTGACAATGGCGTCGGACTCGACTTCTCTAGGCCAGCTAGACAGGGAACCCGCCAGGCGATCGCAATTGCACAGCGGTTGCGAGGAGAGTTCCAACGCAGACCTCACCATCCAAAAGGCACGGTCTGCGAACTTACCTGGCCAAAGAAGCGTCTAATGAGATCTAGACGATGA
- a CDS encoding SAM-dependent methyltransferase: MNSTRRVGSTFIELLPEDSFLNKHFSITALVPLLVRWMMHWQGRRPDASAARLVQVLFGQSYSLLCAGMGPVLLAIGVADWLAIASPPKTSERTLASMLRDRTVFFDQALSVALVSVEQVVILGAGFDTRLYEYCRGRDLGLFEVDQIETQAVKKQALKQSGIDIGNVHFVTVNFADEDWMQGLISGGFNLGKRTFFLWEGVTYYLTKAEVEKGFALMNQVCGDGSAIAFDFFSEALVNDERTRLGTAVFNMIGEPLRFGLEVSKGVEAGLVDIIANTGLSLDKVQTIESWIGEKPEPAGRAASGLLSGNVLGGFATLKKDRKHKK, translated from the coding sequence ATGAACAGCACTAGACGCGTCGGCAGCACTTTTATAGAACTGTTGCCAGAAGATTCCTTCTTAAATAAACATTTCTCGATAACGGCACTGGTTCCTTTGTTAGTGCGATGGATGATGCATTGGCAAGGCAGACGCCCTGATGCCAGTGCAGCTCGGCTAGTGCAGGTACTCTTTGGGCAAAGCTACAGCTTATTGTGTGCAGGTATGGGTCCAGTTTTGCTAGCAATAGGGGTTGCCGACTGGTTAGCGATCGCCTCGCCACCAAAGACATCAGAGAGAACCCTAGCGAGCATGTTGAGAGATCGCACAGTCTTTTTTGACCAAGCGTTGTCAGTAGCCTTAGTGTCTGTAGAACAGGTCGTAATTCTAGGTGCAGGATTTGACACCCGTCTGTACGAGTATTGTCGAGGGCGAGATTTAGGGCTGTTTGAAGTCGATCAAATAGAAACCCAAGCCGTGAAGAAACAAGCTTTAAAGCAAAGCGGTATCGATATCGGCAACGTGCATTTTGTCACAGTCAACTTTGCTGATGAAGACTGGATGCAGGGACTAATTTCAGGCGGATTCAATTTAGGAAAGCGAACATTCTTTTTATGGGAAGGCGTGACTTATTACCTAACGAAAGCTGAGGTTGAGAAGGGATTTGCACTGATGAATCAAGTTTGTGGGGATGGAAGTGCGATCGCCTTTGATTTCTTTTCAGAAGCGTTAGTGAACGATGAAAGAACTAGGCTAGGAACGGCTGTATTCAACATGATTGGTGAGCCTCTGCGTTTTGGATTAGAAGTATCTAAAGGCGTCGAGGCTGGCTTAGTAGATATCATTGCGAATACTGGTTTATCACTTGATAAGGTACAAACGATAGAGTCTTGGATTGGTGAGAAACCAGAGCCTGCAGGTAGGGCTGCATCTGGACTTTTATCTGGAAATGTGCTAGGTGGCTTTGCTACCCTCAAAAAGGATAGAAAGCACAAGAAGTGA
- a CDS encoding RidA family protein, translating into MLWKRVVLGVLIAVGLCLGLVTGVSAQDTMTGAMTDVVRYPIPGSDFPISQAVELPADATLVYLSGQVPAVVDETAEGGTIAAFGNTETQTLTVLEKIQDILTSLDLTMSDVVKMQVFLVGDPEMDGVMDFAGFMSGYTQFFGTEAQPNLPSRSAMQVAGLANPGWLVEIEVVAVR; encoded by the coding sequence ATGTTGTGGAAAAGAGTTGTTTTAGGTGTGTTGATAGCTGTGGGTCTGTGCTTGGGTTTGGTCACCGGTGTATCAGCGCAAGATACGATGACAGGGGCGATGACAGATGTTGTCAGGTATCCAATTCCTGGTTCGGATTTTCCCATCTCTCAAGCGGTTGAGCTACCAGCCGATGCTACCTTAGTCTATCTCAGCGGACAGGTGCCAGCTGTGGTGGATGAAACCGCTGAGGGGGGTACAATTGCGGCATTTGGTAATACTGAGACTCAGACACTCACCGTTCTTGAAAAGATTCAAGACATCTTAACTAGTCTAGATCTGACAATGAGTGACGTAGTGAAAATGCAGGTATTCTTGGTCGGCGATCCAGAGATGGATGGAGTCATGGACTTTGCTGGGTTTATGTCAGGCTACACTCAATTTTTTGGAACGGAAGCACAGCCAAATCTACCTTCGAGATCAGCGATGCAGGTAGCCGGTCTAGCGAATCCAGGTTGGCTAGTAGAAATTGAGGTGGTGGCTGTACGCTAG
- a CDS encoding carotenoid oxygenase family protein, translating to MSSAPPYSQPSSLLQAPLPPNSIAWGKQGEGKALKDVQQAAWNAAFQSQLQEFEYEITHIEGEIPDELRGSTLFRNGPSRFERGQQRVSHYLDGDGYLAKITFTREGKVHFTSRFISTAEHKLEETTNAFQFRTTFGNPLKHPLSLLLDLHLKNPANTHIVAWGDKLLALYEAGAPYRIDPHTLETLGLETLSGELNSNPLPRSRLGALLRRRGQQAMTAHPHIDPASNRLITWTWGIQVNLHKPNSLNLEIIEYDSNWQSLSLTTHEMPSAVVNPHDFALTPNYYIFFQNAFSLRILDYLLGRKSPADCLTLKPIPTKVHLIPRPDGSKAGNAPLVLDTEQWFSIHQACAWENADGSVEIYSSGWPATTGGFLTSWSGYAPDFDAIAPTFLYHTQIYPSTQTVTHRITPALENYCIAHPHTNTQTETQPSQYLYMAYCNNIGQSSPPTGYLKYNTQTQEIETWNAHPLNFAEEPVFVPHSQGNKDDGWLLCLMYDHLRDRSALNIFDTTKLSTGPICRLWLTHPLAHGLHGSWVKATYPPA from the coding sequence GTGTCTTCAGCGCCTCCATATTCACAGCCCTCTAGTTTGCTTCAGGCACCGCTTCCTCCCAATAGCATTGCATGGGGAAAGCAGGGAGAAGGTAAGGCGTTAAAAGATGTACAGCAAGCTGCTTGGAACGCCGCCTTTCAATCTCAGCTCCAAGAATTTGAGTATGAAATCACCCATATTGAAGGAGAGATTCCTGACGAACTTAGAGGATCGACTCTTTTTCGCAACGGACCTAGCCGGTTTGAACGTGGTCAGCAGAGAGTTTCTCACTACCTAGATGGAGATGGCTATCTGGCCAAAATTACTTTTACCCGCGAAGGTAAAGTGCATTTTACCTCTCGCTTTATCAGCACTGCTGAGCACAAGCTCGAAGAGACTACCAACGCATTTCAGTTTCGTACTACCTTCGGTAATCCACTCAAACATCCGCTTTCGCTTCTGCTAGATCTACATCTCAAAAATCCTGCTAACACCCATATCGTTGCCTGGGGTGACAAGCTACTGGCCCTATACGAAGCAGGCGCACCTTACCGCATCGACCCCCACACCCTAGAAACGCTTGGTCTCGAAACCCTGAGCGGTGAGCTAAACTCCAATCCCCTACCCCGTTCTAGACTAGGTGCTCTTCTCCGGCGCCGAGGTCAGCAGGCTATGACTGCTCACCCCCATATCGATCCAGCTAGCAACAGACTGATCACCTGGACCTGGGGTATTCAGGTAAATCTTCACAAGCCTAATAGTCTGAACCTAGAAATCATCGAATACGACTCAAACTGGCAGTCGCTTAGTCTCACCACGCACGAAATGCCTAGTGCGGTAGTCAATCCTCACGACTTCGCTTTAACACCCAACTATTATATCTTCTTCCAAAACGCCTTCAGCCTCAGAATCCTCGACTACTTACTGGGTCGAAAGTCTCCTGCTGATTGTCTCACGCTAAAGCCTATACCTACCAAGGTGCATCTCATTCCTCGCCCTGATGGCAGTAAAGCAGGAAACGCTCCCCTTGTTTTAGATACTGAACAGTGGTTTTCTATTCATCAAGCTTGTGCCTGGGAAAACGCAGATGGGAGTGTTGAAATTTATAGCTCCGGCTGGCCTGCTACAACCGGCGGTTTTCTCACTAGCTGGAGTGGCTATGCCCCAGACTTTGATGCTATCGCACCTACCTTTCTCTACCATACCCAGATTTATCCCTCTACCCAAACCGTCACTCATCGAATTACACCCGCTCTCGAAAACTATTGCATTGCTCATCCTCACACCAATACCCAAACCGAAACTCAGCCTAGCCAATATCTTTACATGGCATACTGCAACAATATTGGCCAATCCTCTCCACCTACTGGCTACTTAAAATACAACACCCAAACACAAGAGATAGAGACCTGGAACGCTCATCCGCTCAACTTTGCCGAAGAACCTGTCTTCGTCCCTCATTCACAAGGTAATAAAGACGACGGATGGTTGTTGTGCTTGATGTACGATCATTTGCGCGATCGCTCTGCCCTTAATATATTCGACACGACTAAGCTATCTACCGGCCCCATCTGTCGGCTATGGCTAACTCATCCGCTGGCTCACGGTCTTCACGGCTCTTGGGTCAAAGCAACCTACCCACCTGCCTAG
- a CDS encoding flavin monoamine oxidase family protein — protein sequence MPLPPLRPVSSSRRRFLKLVGRAGGTAAVLTTMKEMGLLASADAVEKPQLRAQQGNGIRVVILGAGLAGMTAAYELRKAGYDCQILEARDRAGGRCQTIRGGDVVVETESSQTCSFDEGLYFNPGPARIPYHHTAVLGYCKEFGVPLEVIVNENRATYFQDDKAFGGQPILNRRVVNDSRGYISELLAKAISQNSLDQEVSDLDQERLMSFVKSFGSLGDDYRYTGSSRGGYITGPGAGTAVGESFEPLGLAPLLSSDFWDYKLHFGEGYTQAATMLKPVGGMDKIAQAFESQVSDLIEYSAPVSQIRKTPEGVSIIYSSGDGTEKELAADYAICTFPLSVLAKIDADFSPAVQAAIEEGGSSYANAIKVAFQANRRFWEEDYNIYGGISWTEKDITQIWYPSSGFQSNHGIIVGAYIWDNPIGNAWGLLSPAERMAKAIEEGSAIHPNYAEEVSAAQGISIAWEKVPFSDGGWAEWEDEQREAAYRILLQPDDSIFLAGEHLSYLTGWQEGAVQSALLAVKGVADRVAQTADG from the coding sequence ATGCCCCTTCCGCCTTTACGTCCGGTGAGTTCTTCAAGACGTAGATTCCTAAAGCTTGTAGGTAGAGCAGGGGGAACAGCCGCTGTGCTAACAACGATGAAGGAGATGGGCTTGCTAGCATCTGCTGACGCTGTTGAAAAGCCACAGTTGCGCGCCCAGCAGGGAAATGGGATTCGCGTCGTAATCCTGGGTGCAGGGCTAGCAGGGATGACAGCAGCCTATGAGCTGCGGAAAGCAGGCTACGACTGTCAAATACTAGAGGCACGTGATCGCGCAGGGGGACGCTGTCAAACGATTCGAGGCGGCGATGTTGTCGTAGAGACTGAGAGTTCTCAAACCTGTTCTTTTGACGAAGGCTTGTACTTTAATCCGGGGCCAGCCCGCATCCCCTATCACCATACCGCTGTACTGGGCTATTGCAAGGAATTTGGAGTTCCGCTAGAGGTCATTGTGAATGAGAATAGGGCCACTTATTTTCAAGACGACAAAGCCTTTGGAGGGCAACCCATTCTCAATCGCCGGGTAGTGAATGATAGCCGAGGTTATATCTCTGAGCTACTAGCTAAGGCAATTAGTCAAAATTCTCTCGATCAAGAAGTTTCTGACTTAGATCAAGAGCGATTGATGAGCTTTGTCAAAAGCTTCGGTAGCTTAGGTGATGACTATCGCTATACCGGGAGTTCACGGGGCGGCTATATCACCGGCCCAGGCGCTGGCACGGCGGTTGGAGAATCGTTCGAACCATTAGGCTTAGCCCCGTTGCTAAGCTCTGATTTCTGGGACTACAAGCTTCACTTTGGCGAGGGCTATACTCAAGCGGCTACTATGCTAAAACCGGTTGGAGGCATGGATAAAATTGCCCAAGCTTTTGAGTCTCAGGTCAGTGATTTAATTGAATACAGCGCCCCAGTTAGCCAAATTAGAAAAACACCAGAGGGCGTAAGCATTATCTATAGCAGCGGCGATGGAACAGAAAAAGAGCTGGCGGCAGACTATGCGATTTGTACGTTTCCGCTATCAGTGCTGGCAAAGATAGATGCGGACTTTTCTCCAGCGGTACAAGCTGCAATTGAAGAAGGGGGGAGCAGCTATGCTAATGCAATTAAAGTTGCTTTTCAAGCCAACCGCCGCTTCTGGGAAGAAGATTACAATATCTACGGCGGTATCTCTTGGACAGAGAAAGACATTACACAGATCTGGTATCCCTCTAGCGGTTTTCAGAGTAACCATGGAATTATTGTGGGTGCCTATATTTGGGATAATCCAATCGGTAATGCCTGGGGCCTACTATCGCCTGCAGAGCGCATGGCCAAAGCAATTGAAGAAGGCAGCGCAATTCATCCTAACTATGCTGAGGAAGTGTCGGCAGCACAGGGTATTTCGATCGCTTGGGAGAAAGTACCGTTTAGCGACGGGGGTTGGGCTGAGTGGGAAGATGAACAGCGAGAAGCCGCTTACCGAATCCTGCTACAGCCAGATGATTCTATTTTCCTTGCAGGCGAGCATTTAAGCTATTTGACCGGATGGCAAGAGGGCGCTGTACAATCAGCGTTGCTAGCTGTGAAAGGCGTTGCAGATCGAGTAGCCCAAACTGCTGATGGATAA
- a CDS encoding sigma factor-like helix-turn-helix DNA-binding protein → MASKNTSPRILPQRFLLIDDHEAILAGILPGLQQRYPEAKIMTARNVQAAERIIATQSPTFILVDLILPMTQQSPATVTTGIRLLEQLLTSELAPSLMVFSINIRPLIRLKSVINSYQSGFVALEKSEPLQTALNRVDIALRGSIYLPPEVRARPEIDRRWLKVLTLKYQEGLSDQAIARQLGVSDRTVRNYWLRIQDALQVIDDNRRDLRIQIQLAAREAGLIP, encoded by the coding sequence ATGGCTTCTAAAAACACATCTCCACGGATTCTCCCTCAGCGCTTTTTACTTATCGACGATCACGAGGCGATTCTAGCAGGCATCTTGCCTGGACTGCAGCAGCGCTATCCAGAGGCCAAAATTATGACTGCAAGGAATGTTCAAGCAGCCGAAAGGATCATAGCTACTCAGTCTCCTACTTTCATCTTGGTAGATTTAATCTTACCAATGACTCAACAGTCCCCGGCTACCGTTACAACAGGTATTAGACTTTTAGAACAGCTATTGACTAGTGAGTTAGCTCCTAGCCTGATGGTCTTTAGTATTAATATTCGTCCTCTAATTCGCCTAAAATCTGTGATTAACTCTTATCAAAGTGGATTTGTAGCCTTGGAAAAGTCAGAGCCATTACAGACCGCTTTGAACAGAGTAGATATTGCCTTACGCGGATCTATCTATCTGCCACCAGAGGTACGAGCCCGCCCTGAGATTGATCGCAGGTGGCTGAAGGTACTGACGCTGAAGTATCAAGAGGGACTCTCCGACCAGGCGATCGCCCGGCAGTTGGGTGTAAGCGATCGCACCGTGCGCAACTATTGGCTAAGGATTCAAGATGCCCTTCAAGTGATAGACGATAACCGCCGAGATCTCCGTATTCAGATTCAGCTAGCTGCTCGCGAGGCAGGGTTGATTCCATAG
- a CDS encoding aldo/keto reductase, with amino-acid sequence MRTVTLNDGNTMPAFGLGTWKSPKGEVSKAVAEALTVGYTHVDAAWIYQNEQAVGAGISEAIKAGVIARDSLFVTSKLWNTFHQPEAVEKGCKESLDALGLDYLDLYLMHWPVAFKPGKSQHNSADDFYSLSELPLSKTFEAMSQLREQGLVKSVGVSNFSISKIEKVIAEAGIVPAINQVEMHPYNPQNELLDYCHDQGIHVTAYSPLGSGDRPASLKAKDEPPLLENEDVKAIATEENLSPAQLLIAWALDRGTIVIPKSTNAKRISENLAAVEHTLSSDARTALDNIGIQHRYVNVSDWYIPGVTYEGSDFWS; translated from the coding sequence ATGAGAACAGTTACGCTCAACGACGGAAATACTATGCCTGCCTTTGGCTTGGGCACTTGGAAATCGCCCAAAGGTGAGGTGAGTAAAGCAGTCGCAGAAGCGTTGACAGTCGGCTATACCCATGTTGATGCCGCTTGGATCTATCAGAACGAGCAGGCGGTCGGAGCAGGTATCAGTGAGGCTATAAAAGCAGGGGTGATCGCTCGCGACTCGCTTTTTGTCACCTCAAAGCTGTGGAATACTTTTCATCAGCCCGAAGCGGTTGAGAAAGGCTGTAAAGAAAGTCTTGACGCACTTGGACTAGACTACCTTGATCTCTACCTCATGCATTGGCCAGTTGCCTTCAAGCCCGGAAAATCCCAGCACAATAGTGCTGATGATTTCTACTCGCTGAGCGAACTGCCACTATCTAAAACATTTGAAGCCATGTCACAACTGCGTGAGCAAGGGCTAGTTAAGAGTGTGGGTGTTTCGAACTTTAGTATTTCAAAGATAGAGAAGGTGATTGCAGAAGCTGGTATTGTTCCAGCGATTAATCAGGTAGAAATGCATCCCTACAATCCTCAGAACGAGCTGTTGGACTACTGTCATGACCAGGGTATCCATGTGACGGCATATTCGCCACTAGGTTCAGGCGATCGCCCTGCTAGTTTGAAAGCAAAAGACGAACCGCCCCTGCTAGAGAACGAAGATGTTAAAGCGATCGCTACCGAAGAGAATCTCTCTCCCGCTCAGCTCCTCATTGCTTGGGCATTAGATCGAGGTACAATCGTCATCCCAAAATCGACAAACGCTAAACGAATTTCTGAGAACCTAGCTGCCGTTGAGCACACGCTTTCTTCTGATGCGAGAACTGCTCTAGATAACATCGGCATTCAACATCGCTACGTCAATGTCAGCGACTGGTACATCCCTGGTGTCACTTACGAGGGCTCAGACTTTTGGTCGTAA
- a CDS encoding DUF1350 family protein → MYWQEVSGNWFLVPKQPKAIVHFLGGAFVAAAPHLTYRWLLEALYQEGYAVIATPFVNTFDHGAIASETLTTFNQGMVFLRKQRPELQDLPIYGLGHSMGCKVHLLIGSMLLASDQTPRVGNIFISFNNYPARKSIPLLEQFTQLVPDFQLDTRLEFVPSPEQTLELINTHYSTPYNLLLKFRNDTIDQTRPLSDVLIKRFPTTTTVRILRGSHTTPIAQDVQWEANSSFSPFDAIGQFVKQEFYRDIKQLKVEILYWLKGE, encoded by the coding sequence ATGTATTGGCAAGAGGTTTCTGGCAATTGGTTCCTAGTACCCAAACAGCCCAAAGCGATTGTTCATTTTCTAGGCGGAGCCTTTGTGGCAGCGGCCCCACATCTGACGTATCGATGGTTGCTAGAAGCGCTGTACCAAGAAGGCTATGCGGTGATCGCGACGCCATTTGTCAATACATTTGATCACGGTGCGATCGCCTCAGAAACACTCACAACCTTCAACCAAGGTATGGTCTTCTTACGCAAACAGCGCCCAGAACTACAAGATTTGCCGATCTACGGCTTAGGTCACAGCATGGGTTGTAAGGTCCATCTTCTGATTGGCAGTATGCTCTTGGCCTCAGACCAAACTCCCCGTGTCGGTAACATTTTTATCTCATTTAACAACTACCCAGCCCGCAAATCTATTCCCCTGCTAGAACAGTTTACTCAGCTCGTTCCTGACTTTCAGCTAGATACTCGTTTGGAATTTGTCCCTAGCCCAGAACAGACTTTGGAGCTGATAAATACTCACTACAGCACACCCTACAATCTGTTACTAAAGTTTCGCAACGATACGATCGATCAAACCCGTCCGCTAAGCGACGTTCTGATCAAGCGTTTTCCAACAACGACGACTGTTAGAATTCTAAGAGGTAGCCATACTACGCCTATTGCTCAAGATGTTCAGTGGGAAGCGAACAGTTCATTTAGTCCCTTTGATGCGATTGGTCAGTTTGTAAAGCAAGAGTTCTATCGAGACATTAAGCAGCTCAAAGTAGAGATCTTGTATTGGTTGAAAGGAGAATAG